In Pseudobdellovibrionaceae bacterium, the following proteins share a genomic window:
- a CDS encoding LysR family transcriptional regulator, producing the protein MLPSASDLQYFLEVVQTGNISRAAERLGITQPSLSLSIKRLEEVLGGQLLVRTKTGVHATHLGLKFHRQSRQLLDQWERIRAEALSTENEIKGNFTIGCHPSVAIYSLPHFLPKLLVEAPELEFSLRHNLSRKITEDVTSFQIDFGLVVNPVQHPDLVIRELFKDEVTLWKCAKASSLQKEGGVLIFDPNLLQSQALLKKVKRGSLKFDREIHSANLEVISSLVACGAGIGLLPTRVAQQVKGVKLVHAYSNPPTFLDRICLVYRADSPKTAAHQHIVKVIEKTLKFMG; encoded by the coding sequence ATGCTCCCTTCAGCTTCCGATCTGCAGTACTTTCTTGAGGTGGTACAAACGGGAAACATCTCTCGCGCCGCTGAGCGATTGGGCATTACCCAACCCAGTCTGAGCTTGAGCATTAAGCGCCTGGAGGAGGTTTTAGGTGGGCAACTCCTGGTCCGCACCAAGACCGGAGTCCATGCCACGCATCTTGGATTGAAGTTTCACCGCCAGTCCCGCCAACTGCTGGATCAGTGGGAGCGCATCCGTGCTGAGGCTTTGAGCACGGAAAATGAAATTAAGGGGAACTTTACAATCGGCTGCCATCCGAGCGTTGCTATTTATAGTTTGCCTCACTTTTTACCCAAGCTCTTAGTCGAAGCGCCAGAGCTTGAGTTTTCGTTGCGCCACAATCTATCGAGAAAGATCACCGAAGACGTGACTAGCTTCCAAATTGATTTTGGCTTGGTGGTCAATCCGGTCCAACACCCTGACCTGGTGATAAGGGAGTTGTTTAAGGATGAAGTGACCCTGTGGAAATGTGCAAAGGCTTCCTCTCTGCAAAAGGAGGGCGGCGTCCTGATCTTTGATCCCAACCTTTTACAGAGCCAGGCTTTGCTCAAAAAAGTCAAACGGGGCAGCCTCAAATTCGACCGAGAGATTCACAGTGCCAATCTTGAAGTGATCTCCAGTCTTGTCGCCTGCGGGGCCGGTATTGGTCTACTTCCCACCCGGGTGGCCCAACAGGTAAAGGGAGTCAAACTTGTTCACGCCTACAGCAATCCCCCGACCTTTCTTGACCGCATCTGCCTGGTCTATAGGGCAGATTCACCCAAGACAGCTGCCCACCAACATATTGTGAAAGTCATTGAAAAGACTTTAAAA